One window from the genome of Eriocheir sinensis breed Jianghai 21 chromosome 7, ASM2467909v1, whole genome shotgun sequence encodes:
- the LOC126992111 gene encoding uncharacterized protein LOC126992111 isoform X4 yields the protein MGGEEPHEEVEGEILMADFPQLWQLHWAWSPIEAHNYMNYLILCKKGFFRRERLEEMKAHRAMLQRAPTGVSNPAAIGEQSHSRQPPVSRIFSCRPPAALPDFTVGGTVIPLCTQYSYLGAPVKISTVFPAGRQTHPPTHDLLDCLQRRLQPLQWLTNNSSGISIPVARTIYITFIRSVVDYLSPALVQLPRTTLEPLEIVQKRAMRVILRCPMSTRIENMQCELRLPPLVEIIYSNVTRLTVKCLHFPHLSPHYSQLIRMSLGPARPVPPILPAGRALIRSVSSLMRSLDLDIPVADVPPGPPPWLLPMPEVSLTPASKSDPPPLQLQLALEHVATVTSSITAPHCLYTDGSLQSDGAAGCALFSPDLEPPPGG from the exons CTACATGAACTACTTGATCCTCTGCAAG AAAGGGTTCTTCAGGCGCGAGAGgctggaggagatgaaggcacaCCGGGCGATGCTGCAGCGTGCCCCCACCGGCGTCAGTAACCCAGCAGCCATCGGGGAGCAGAGCCACAGCCGCCAGCCGCCGGT GAGCAGGATATTTTCCTGCCGCCCTCCTGCCGCTCTGCCAGACTTCACCGTTGGAGGGACTGTCATTCCCTTGTGTACCCAGTACTCTTACCTTGGCGCACCTGTCAAGATCTCAACAGTCTTCCCCGCCGGGCGTCAGACCCATCCTCCCACCCATGACTTGTTGGATTGCCTCCAGAGACGGCTTCAACCTCTCCAGTGGCTCACTAACAACTCTTCGGGCATCTCCATTCCTGTGGCCAGGACCATATATATTACTTTCATTCGCTCTGTTGTTGATTACCTCTCCCCTGCCTTGGTACAACTTCCCCGAACTACTTTAGAGCCCTTAGAAATTGTTCAGAAGAGAGCGATGAGAGTCATTCTCAGGTGTCCCATGTCTACCAGGATTGAAAATATGCAATGCGAGCTACGTCTTCCACCCTTGGTCGAGATAATTTATTCTAATGTCACTCGCCTCACTGTTAAGTGCCTCCATTTCCCACATCTCTCGCCCCACTACTCGCAGCTGATCAGGATGTCGCTTGGACCCGCTCGACCTGTTCCTCCTATATTGCCCGCTGGTCGCGCCCTTATTCGGTCTGTCTCTTCCTTGATGCGCAGTCTTGATTTGGATATTCCTGTTGCTGACGTTCCCCCAGGCCCGCCCCCATGGCTGTTGCCAATGCCAGAGGTAAGCCTAACTCCTGCATCCAAGTCGGACCCGCCTCCCTTACAGCTGCAGTTGGCCCTGGAACACGTAGCAACAGTGACGTCCTCCATCACAGCTCCACACTGCCTCTACACTGACGGGTCACTGCAATCGGACGGTGCGGCTGGTTGTGCACTCTTCTCTCCTGACTTGGAGCCTCCTCCTGGGGGATGA
- the LOC126992111 gene encoding uncharacterized protein LOC126992111 isoform X1, with product MGGEEPHEEVEGEILMADFPQLWQLHWAWSPIEAHNYMNYLILCKKGFFRRERLEEMKAHRAMLQRAPTGVSNPAAIGEQSHSRQPPVYVLPVLGWPGYRRHSATPKIPKCCSDVSRIFSCRPPAALPDFTVGGTVIPLCTQYSYLGAPVKISTVFPAGRQTHPPTHDLLDCLQRRLQPLQWLTNNSSGISIPVARTIYITFIRSVVDYLSPALVQLPRTTLEPLEIVQKRAMRVILRCPMSTRIENMQCELRLPPLVEIIYSNVTRLTVKCLHFPHLSPHYSQLIRMSLGPARPVPPILPAGRALIRSVSSLMRSLDLDIPVADVPPGPPPWLLPMPEVSLTPASKSDPPPLQLQLALEHVATVTSSITAPHCLYTDGSLQSDGAAGCALFSPDLEPPPGG from the exons CTACATGAACTACTTGATCCTCTGCAAG AAAGGGTTCTTCAGGCGCGAGAGgctggaggagatgaaggcacaCCGGGCGATGCTGCAGCGTGCCCCCACCGGCGTCAGTAACCCAGCAGCCATCGGGGAGCAGAGCCACAGCCGCCAGCCGCCGGTGTACGTACTGCCTGTGTTGGGCTGGCCGGGTTATCGTAGACACAGCGCCACGCCAAAGATTCCCAAGTGTTGTAGTGACGT GAGCAGGATATTTTCCTGCCGCCCTCCTGCCGCTCTGCCAGACTTCACCGTTGGAGGGACTGTCATTCCCTTGTGTACCCAGTACTCTTACCTTGGCGCACCTGTCAAGATCTCAACAGTCTTCCCCGCCGGGCGTCAGACCCATCCTCCCACCCATGACTTGTTGGATTGCCTCCAGAGACGGCTTCAACCTCTCCAGTGGCTCACTAACAACTCTTCGGGCATCTCCATTCCTGTGGCCAGGACCATATATATTACTTTCATTCGCTCTGTTGTTGATTACCTCTCCCCTGCCTTGGTACAACTTCCCCGAACTACTTTAGAGCCCTTAGAAATTGTTCAGAAGAGAGCGATGAGAGTCATTCTCAGGTGTCCCATGTCTACCAGGATTGAAAATATGCAATGCGAGCTACGTCTTCCACCCTTGGTCGAGATAATTTATTCTAATGTCACTCGCCTCACTGTTAAGTGCCTCCATTTCCCACATCTCTCGCCCCACTACTCGCAGCTGATCAGGATGTCGCTTGGACCCGCTCGACCTGTTCCTCCTATATTGCCCGCTGGTCGCGCCCTTATTCGGTCTGTCTCTTCCTTGATGCGCAGTCTTGATTTGGATATTCCTGTTGCTGACGTTCCCCCAGGCCCGCCCCCATGGCTGTTGCCAATGCCAGAGGTAAGCCTAACTCCTGCATCCAAGTCGGACCCGCCTCCCTTACAGCTGCAGTTGGCCCTGGAACACGTAGCAACAGTGACGTCCTCCATCACAGCTCCACACTGCCTCTACACTGACGGGTCACTGCAATCGGACGGTGCGGCTGGTTGTGCACTCTTCTCTCCTGACTTGGAGCCTCCTCCTGGGGGATGA
- the LOC126992111 gene encoding uncharacterized protein LOC126992111 isoform X2, translating into MSGQDKQEQTAAGSRRLWQLHWAWSPIEAHNYMNYLILCKKGFFRRERLEEMKAHRAMLQRAPTGVSNPAAIGEQSHSRQPPVYVLPVLGWPGYRRHSATPKIPKCCSDVSRIFSCRPPAALPDFTVGGTVIPLCTQYSYLGAPVKISTVFPAGRQTHPPTHDLLDCLQRRLQPLQWLTNNSSGISIPVARTIYITFIRSVVDYLSPALVQLPRTTLEPLEIVQKRAMRVILRCPMSTRIENMQCELRLPPLVEIIYSNVTRLTVKCLHFPHLSPHYSQLIRMSLGPARPVPPILPAGRALIRSVSSLMRSLDLDIPVADVPPGPPPWLLPMPEVSLTPASKSDPPPLQLQLALEHVATVTSSITAPHCLYTDGSLQSDGAAGCALFSPDLEPPPGG; encoded by the exons CTACATGAACTACTTGATCCTCTGCAAG AAAGGGTTCTTCAGGCGCGAGAGgctggaggagatgaaggcacaCCGGGCGATGCTGCAGCGTGCCCCCACCGGCGTCAGTAACCCAGCAGCCATCGGGGAGCAGAGCCACAGCCGCCAGCCGCCGGTGTACGTACTGCCTGTGTTGGGCTGGCCGGGTTATCGTAGACACAGCGCCACGCCAAAGATTCCCAAGTGTTGTAGTGACGT GAGCAGGATATTTTCCTGCCGCCCTCCTGCCGCTCTGCCAGACTTCACCGTTGGAGGGACTGTCATTCCCTTGTGTACCCAGTACTCTTACCTTGGCGCACCTGTCAAGATCTCAACAGTCTTCCCCGCCGGGCGTCAGACCCATCCTCCCACCCATGACTTGTTGGATTGCCTCCAGAGACGGCTTCAACCTCTCCAGTGGCTCACTAACAACTCTTCGGGCATCTCCATTCCTGTGGCCAGGACCATATATATTACTTTCATTCGCTCTGTTGTTGATTACCTCTCCCCTGCCTTGGTACAACTTCCCCGAACTACTTTAGAGCCCTTAGAAATTGTTCAGAAGAGAGCGATGAGAGTCATTCTCAGGTGTCCCATGTCTACCAGGATTGAAAATATGCAATGCGAGCTACGTCTTCCACCCTTGGTCGAGATAATTTATTCTAATGTCACTCGCCTCACTGTTAAGTGCCTCCATTTCCCACATCTCTCGCCCCACTACTCGCAGCTGATCAGGATGTCGCTTGGACCCGCTCGACCTGTTCCTCCTATATTGCCCGCTGGTCGCGCCCTTATTCGGTCTGTCTCTTCCTTGATGCGCAGTCTTGATTTGGATATTCCTGTTGCTGACGTTCCCCCAGGCCCGCCCCCATGGCTGTTGCCAATGCCAGAGGTAAGCCTAACTCCTGCATCCAAGTCGGACCCGCCTCCCTTACAGCTGCAGTTGGCCCTGGAACACGTAGCAACAGTGACGTCCTCCATCACAGCTCCACACTGCCTCTACACTGACGGGTCACTGCAATCGGACGGTGCGGCTGGTTGTGCACTCTTCTCTCCTGACTTGGAGCCTCCTCCTGGGGGATGA
- the LOC126992111 gene encoding uncharacterized protein LOC126992111 isoform X3, giving the protein MNLWQLHWAWSPIEAHNYMNYLILCKKGFFRRERLEEMKAHRAMLQRAPTGVSNPAAIGEQSHSRQPPVYVLPVLGWPGYRRHSATPKIPKCCSDVSRIFSCRPPAALPDFTVGGTVIPLCTQYSYLGAPVKISTVFPAGRQTHPPTHDLLDCLQRRLQPLQWLTNNSSGISIPVARTIYITFIRSVVDYLSPALVQLPRTTLEPLEIVQKRAMRVILRCPMSTRIENMQCELRLPPLVEIIYSNVTRLTVKCLHFPHLSPHYSQLIRMSLGPARPVPPILPAGRALIRSVSSLMRSLDLDIPVADVPPGPPPWLLPMPEVSLTPASKSDPPPLQLQLALEHVATVTSSITAPHCLYTDGSLQSDGAAGCALFSPDLEPPPGG; this is encoded by the exons CTACATGAACTACTTGATCCTCTGCAAG AAAGGGTTCTTCAGGCGCGAGAGgctggaggagatgaaggcacaCCGGGCGATGCTGCAGCGTGCCCCCACCGGCGTCAGTAACCCAGCAGCCATCGGGGAGCAGAGCCACAGCCGCCAGCCGCCGGTGTACGTACTGCCTGTGTTGGGCTGGCCGGGTTATCGTAGACACAGCGCCACGCCAAAGATTCCCAAGTGTTGTAGTGACGT GAGCAGGATATTTTCCTGCCGCCCTCCTGCCGCTCTGCCAGACTTCACCGTTGGAGGGACTGTCATTCCCTTGTGTACCCAGTACTCTTACCTTGGCGCACCTGTCAAGATCTCAACAGTCTTCCCCGCCGGGCGTCAGACCCATCCTCCCACCCATGACTTGTTGGATTGCCTCCAGAGACGGCTTCAACCTCTCCAGTGGCTCACTAACAACTCTTCGGGCATCTCCATTCCTGTGGCCAGGACCATATATATTACTTTCATTCGCTCTGTTGTTGATTACCTCTCCCCTGCCTTGGTACAACTTCCCCGAACTACTTTAGAGCCCTTAGAAATTGTTCAGAAGAGAGCGATGAGAGTCATTCTCAGGTGTCCCATGTCTACCAGGATTGAAAATATGCAATGCGAGCTACGTCTTCCACCCTTGGTCGAGATAATTTATTCTAATGTCACTCGCCTCACTGTTAAGTGCCTCCATTTCCCACATCTCTCGCCCCACTACTCGCAGCTGATCAGGATGTCGCTTGGACCCGCTCGACCTGTTCCTCCTATATTGCCCGCTGGTCGCGCCCTTATTCGGTCTGTCTCTTCCTTGATGCGCAGTCTTGATTTGGATATTCCTGTTGCTGACGTTCCCCCAGGCCCGCCCCCATGGCTGTTGCCAATGCCAGAGGTAAGCCTAACTCCTGCATCCAAGTCGGACCCGCCTCCCTTACAGCTGCAGTTGGCCCTGGAACACGTAGCAACAGTGACGTCCTCCATCACAGCTCCACACTGCCTCTACACTGACGGGTCACTGCAATCGGACGGTGCGGCTGGTTGTGCACTCTTCTCTCCTGACTTGGAGCCTCCTCCTGGGGGATGA
- the LOC126992111 gene encoding uncharacterized protein LOC126992111 isoform X5 yields MNYLILCKKGFFRRERLEEMKAHRAMLQRAPTGVSNPAAIGEQSHSRQPPVYVLPVLGWPGYRRHSATPKIPKCCSDVSRIFSCRPPAALPDFTVGGTVIPLCTQYSYLGAPVKISTVFPAGRQTHPPTHDLLDCLQRRLQPLQWLTNNSSGISIPVARTIYITFIRSVVDYLSPALVQLPRTTLEPLEIVQKRAMRVILRCPMSTRIENMQCELRLPPLVEIIYSNVTRLTVKCLHFPHLSPHYSQLIRMSLGPARPVPPILPAGRALIRSVSSLMRSLDLDIPVADVPPGPPPWLLPMPEVSLTPASKSDPPPLQLQLALEHVATVTSSITAPHCLYTDGSLQSDGAAGCALFSPDLEPPPGG; encoded by the exons ATGAACTACTTGATCCTCTGCAAG AAAGGGTTCTTCAGGCGCGAGAGgctggaggagatgaaggcacaCCGGGCGATGCTGCAGCGTGCCCCCACCGGCGTCAGTAACCCAGCAGCCATCGGGGAGCAGAGCCACAGCCGCCAGCCGCCGGTGTACGTACTGCCTGTGTTGGGCTGGCCGGGTTATCGTAGACACAGCGCCACGCCAAAGATTCCCAAGTGTTGTAGTGACGT GAGCAGGATATTTTCCTGCCGCCCTCCTGCCGCTCTGCCAGACTTCACCGTTGGAGGGACTGTCATTCCCTTGTGTACCCAGTACTCTTACCTTGGCGCACCTGTCAAGATCTCAACAGTCTTCCCCGCCGGGCGTCAGACCCATCCTCCCACCCATGACTTGTTGGATTGCCTCCAGAGACGGCTTCAACCTCTCCAGTGGCTCACTAACAACTCTTCGGGCATCTCCATTCCTGTGGCCAGGACCATATATATTACTTTCATTCGCTCTGTTGTTGATTACCTCTCCCCTGCCTTGGTACAACTTCCCCGAACTACTTTAGAGCCCTTAGAAATTGTTCAGAAGAGAGCGATGAGAGTCATTCTCAGGTGTCCCATGTCTACCAGGATTGAAAATATGCAATGCGAGCTACGTCTTCCACCCTTGGTCGAGATAATTTATTCTAATGTCACTCGCCTCACTGTTAAGTGCCTCCATTTCCCACATCTCTCGCCCCACTACTCGCAGCTGATCAGGATGTCGCTTGGACCCGCTCGACCTGTTCCTCCTATATTGCCCGCTGGTCGCGCCCTTATTCGGTCTGTCTCTTCCTTGATGCGCAGTCTTGATTTGGATATTCCTGTTGCTGACGTTCCCCCAGGCCCGCCCCCATGGCTGTTGCCAATGCCAGAGGTAAGCCTAACTCCTGCATCCAAGTCGGACCCGCCTCCCTTACAGCTGCAGTTGGCCCTGGAACACGTAGCAACAGTGACGTCCTCCATCACAGCTCCACACTGCCTCTACACTGACGGGTCACTGCAATCGGACGGTGCGGCTGGTTGTGCACTCTTCTCTCCTGACTTGGAGCCTCCTCCTGGGGGATGA
- the LOC126992111 gene encoding uncharacterized protein LOC126992111 isoform X6 — MKAHRAMLQRAPTGVSNPAAIGEQSHSRQPPVYVLPVLGWPGYRRHSATPKIPKCCSDVSRIFSCRPPAALPDFTVGGTVIPLCTQYSYLGAPVKISTVFPAGRQTHPPTHDLLDCLQRRLQPLQWLTNNSSGISIPVARTIYITFIRSVVDYLSPALVQLPRTTLEPLEIVQKRAMRVILRCPMSTRIENMQCELRLPPLVEIIYSNVTRLTVKCLHFPHLSPHYSQLIRMSLGPARPVPPILPAGRALIRSVSSLMRSLDLDIPVADVPPGPPPWLLPMPEVSLTPASKSDPPPLQLQLALEHVATVTSSITAPHCLYTDGSLQSDGAAGCALFSPDLEPPPGG, encoded by the exons atgaaggcacaCCGGGCGATGCTGCAGCGTGCCCCCACCGGCGTCAGTAACCCAGCAGCCATCGGGGAGCAGAGCCACAGCCGCCAGCCGCCGGTGTACGTACTGCCTGTGTTGGGCTGGCCGGGTTATCGTAGACACAGCGCCACGCCAAAGATTCCCAAGTGTTGTAGTGACGT GAGCAGGATATTTTCCTGCCGCCCTCCTGCCGCTCTGCCAGACTTCACCGTTGGAGGGACTGTCATTCCCTTGTGTACCCAGTACTCTTACCTTGGCGCACCTGTCAAGATCTCAACAGTCTTCCCCGCCGGGCGTCAGACCCATCCTCCCACCCATGACTTGTTGGATTGCCTCCAGAGACGGCTTCAACCTCTCCAGTGGCTCACTAACAACTCTTCGGGCATCTCCATTCCTGTGGCCAGGACCATATATATTACTTTCATTCGCTCTGTTGTTGATTACCTCTCCCCTGCCTTGGTACAACTTCCCCGAACTACTTTAGAGCCCTTAGAAATTGTTCAGAAGAGAGCGATGAGAGTCATTCTCAGGTGTCCCATGTCTACCAGGATTGAAAATATGCAATGCGAGCTACGTCTTCCACCCTTGGTCGAGATAATTTATTCTAATGTCACTCGCCTCACTGTTAAGTGCCTCCATTTCCCACATCTCTCGCCCCACTACTCGCAGCTGATCAGGATGTCGCTTGGACCCGCTCGACCTGTTCCTCCTATATTGCCCGCTGGTCGCGCCCTTATTCGGTCTGTCTCTTCCTTGATGCGCAGTCTTGATTTGGATATTCCTGTTGCTGACGTTCCCCCAGGCCCGCCCCCATGGCTGTTGCCAATGCCAGAGGTAAGCCTAACTCCTGCATCCAAGTCGGACCCGCCTCCCTTACAGCTGCAGTTGGCCCTGGAACACGTAGCAACAGTGACGTCCTCCATCACAGCTCCACACTGCCTCTACACTGACGGGTCACTGCAATCGGACGGTGCGGCTGGTTGTGCACTCTTCTCTCCTGACTTGGAGCCTCCTCCTGGGGGATGA
- the LOC126992111 gene encoding uncharacterized protein LOC126992111 isoform X7: MKAHRAMLQRAPTGVSNPAAIGEQSHSRQPPVSRIFSCRPPAALPDFTVGGTVIPLCTQYSYLGAPVKISTVFPAGRQTHPPTHDLLDCLQRRLQPLQWLTNNSSGISIPVARTIYITFIRSVVDYLSPALVQLPRTTLEPLEIVQKRAMRVILRCPMSTRIENMQCELRLPPLVEIIYSNVTRLTVKCLHFPHLSPHYSQLIRMSLGPARPVPPILPAGRALIRSVSSLMRSLDLDIPVADVPPGPPPWLLPMPEVSLTPASKSDPPPLQLQLALEHVATVTSSITAPHCLYTDGSLQSDGAAGCALFSPDLEPPPGG; encoded by the exons atgaaggcacaCCGGGCGATGCTGCAGCGTGCCCCCACCGGCGTCAGTAACCCAGCAGCCATCGGGGAGCAGAGCCACAGCCGCCAGCCGCCGGT GAGCAGGATATTTTCCTGCCGCCCTCCTGCCGCTCTGCCAGACTTCACCGTTGGAGGGACTGTCATTCCCTTGTGTACCCAGTACTCTTACCTTGGCGCACCTGTCAAGATCTCAACAGTCTTCCCCGCCGGGCGTCAGACCCATCCTCCCACCCATGACTTGTTGGATTGCCTCCAGAGACGGCTTCAACCTCTCCAGTGGCTCACTAACAACTCTTCGGGCATCTCCATTCCTGTGGCCAGGACCATATATATTACTTTCATTCGCTCTGTTGTTGATTACCTCTCCCCTGCCTTGGTACAACTTCCCCGAACTACTTTAGAGCCCTTAGAAATTGTTCAGAAGAGAGCGATGAGAGTCATTCTCAGGTGTCCCATGTCTACCAGGATTGAAAATATGCAATGCGAGCTACGTCTTCCACCCTTGGTCGAGATAATTTATTCTAATGTCACTCGCCTCACTGTTAAGTGCCTCCATTTCCCACATCTCTCGCCCCACTACTCGCAGCTGATCAGGATGTCGCTTGGACCCGCTCGACCTGTTCCTCCTATATTGCCCGCTGGTCGCGCCCTTATTCGGTCTGTCTCTTCCTTGATGCGCAGTCTTGATTTGGATATTCCTGTTGCTGACGTTCCCCCAGGCCCGCCCCCATGGCTGTTGCCAATGCCAGAGGTAAGCCTAACTCCTGCATCCAAGTCGGACCCGCCTCCCTTACAGCTGCAGTTGGCCCTGGAACACGTAGCAACAGTGACGTCCTCCATCACAGCTCCACACTGCCTCTACACTGACGGGTCACTGCAATCGGACGGTGCGGCTGGTTGTGCACTCTTCTCTCCTGACTTGGAGCCTCCTCCTGGGGGATGA
- the LOC126992233 gene encoding uncharacterized protein LOC126992233 isoform X1: MFSSCLDNFRSQALHVSFLPCRDKYLGGAPLFQYDTAWRKATQGIETWDWRFAKYWLPALVSTGALKPTREFNETLDRIRRAYKIYVNHYASQTGALLAKPSRTEKLFYGVTEMNTVHQMLSSGTSEAFVTTFGRGYDLRDLVMRFRNTFFTFNQFLWHVVWTHDAGVADEHWMTYTEACDPCRVKFDYILKLETIQEEIQYLFCGVLGFQGEATFPVRHRSHGHALARSDREYYANLSTELMRRLLGIYRHDFAIFDYSQGQ; the protein is encoded by the coding sequence ATGTTTTCCTCGTGTCTTGATAATTTCCGATCTCAAGCCTTGCAcgtgtccttccttccctgcagagACAAGTACCTGGGCGGCGCGCCGCTCTTCCAGTACGACACTGCGTGGCGCAAGGCGACGCAAGGCATCGAGACGTGGGACTGGCGGTTCGCCAAGTACTGGCTGCCGGCGCTCGTGTCCACCGGGGCTCTGAAGCCAACTCGTGAGTTTAATGAAACATTGGACAGGATTAGAAGAGCGTACAAGATTTACGTGAACCATTACGCCAGTCAGACAGGAGCTCTCTTGGCCAAGCCATCACGAACGGAAAAACTATTTTATGGTGTGACAGAAATGAACACCGTCCACCAGATGTTGTCGTCTGGCACTTCTGAGGCCTTCGTCACGACGTTCGGGAGGGGCTATGACCTGCGGGACCTGGTGATGCGGTTCCGGAACACGTTCTTCACCTTCAACCAGTTCCTGTGGCACGTGGTCTGGACGCACGATGCGGGCGTGGCAGACGAGCACTGGATGACCTACACCGAGGCGTGCGATCCGTGCCGGGTGAAGTTCGACTACATCCTGAAGCTGGAGACGATCCAGGAGGAGATCCAGTACCTGTTCTGCGGGGTGCTAGGCTTCCAGGGCGAGGCCACTTTCCCGGTGAGGCATCGCAGCCACGGCCACGCCCTCGCCCGCTCAGACCGGGAGTACTACGCCAACTTGAGCACGGAGCTGATGCGCCGACTGCTGGGCATCTACAGGCACGACTTCGCCATCTTTGACTACAGCCAAGGCCAGTAG